One stretch of Amycolatopsis sp. NBC_00345 DNA includes these proteins:
- a CDS encoding dihydrofolate reductase family protein: MGTVIMHNVVSVDGFIADVKDDVGPLHEWYFSGDTPITGGGDEEFDHSGAGNAIKVSRASAGYVRSMWEKVGVIVMGRRLFDLVNGWEGRPPTGDHVVVVSHRPKPEGWHPEASYHFAGTVTAAIAKAQELAGERAIAVNAGEVGGQILAAGLVDEVAMDVVPVVFGSGKRYFGGIDGQLLLEDPHVVVQGDRVLHLKFNVRR, translated from the coding sequence GTGGGCACGGTAATCATGCACAACGTGGTGTCGGTGGACGGTTTCATCGCCGATGTGAAGGACGACGTCGGGCCGCTCCACGAGTGGTACTTCAGCGGGGACACCCCGATCACCGGAGGCGGCGACGAGGAGTTCGATCATTCCGGGGCCGGAAACGCCATCAAGGTCTCCCGTGCGTCGGCGGGCTACGTCCGGTCGATGTGGGAGAAGGTCGGCGTGATCGTGATGGGCCGCCGCCTGTTCGACCTGGTGAACGGGTGGGAGGGCCGTCCGCCCACGGGCGACCACGTGGTCGTGGTGTCCCACCGGCCCAAGCCCGAGGGCTGGCACCCCGAGGCGTCGTACCATTTCGCCGGCACCGTCACGGCCGCGATCGCCAAGGCCCAGGAGCTCGCCGGGGAGCGGGCCATCGCGGTGAACGCCGGCGAGGTGGGCGGCCAGATCCTCGCCGCCGGCTTGGTGGACGAGGTGGCGATGGACGTGGTGCCGGTGGTGTTCGGGTCGGGCAAACGCTACTTCGGCGGCATCGACGGGCAGCTGCTGCTGGAGGATCCCCACGTGGTCGTCCAGGGCGACCGGGTGCTGCACCTGAAGTTCAACGTCCGCCGCTAG
- a CDS encoding S53 family peptidase has protein sequence MNAPQPVLLPGSARSVLAGAEVLRPVEPGSTVTATVLLRRRAELDPELVTGPDTITPDELADRYGAVEDDLQRVREVLTGAGLTITGTHAGSRRVSVSGPAQAMAAVFGTELNLVRYTSPGGAAVEHRGRSGDLHLPAELADVVVGVLGLDERPQARAQFRLHAGPADAQGFTPDQLGTLYAFPDGTDGTGQTVAIIELGGGFKPEDLTTYFGGLKITPPQVSAVEVDGAKNAPTGDPSSADGEVMLDIEVVGALAPRATQLVYFAPNTDQGFLDAVSTAVHATPTPTAVSISWGQSEDAWTSQARTAMDQAFADAAALGVTVCVASGDNGSTDGQSDSAQHVDFPASSPHALACGGTRLEAAPPTAITAETVWNTSGGGSTGGGVSDTFAPPAFQSSAGVPARAGGGTGRGVPDVAGNADPATGYRILVDGQQSVIGGTSAVAPLWAALLCRLAQSAGRRFGLVQTQLYGGAKAGAVQPGFRDITTGTNGAYSAAGGWDACTGLGSPDGTALLQALGGTQKK, from the coding sequence ATGAACGCACCGCAGCCCGTCCTCCTCCCCGGCAGTGCCCGGTCCGTGCTGGCCGGTGCCGAGGTGCTCCGCCCGGTCGAACCGGGCAGCACCGTGACCGCGACGGTGCTGCTCCGCCGGCGCGCCGAGCTCGACCCGGAACTGGTGACCGGTCCTGACACCATCACGCCGGACGAGCTCGCCGACCGGTACGGCGCGGTCGAGGACGACCTCCAGCGCGTGCGGGAGGTGCTCACCGGCGCGGGCCTCACGATCACGGGCACGCACGCCGGGTCGCGGCGGGTTTCCGTCAGCGGTCCGGCGCAGGCCATGGCGGCGGTGTTCGGGACCGAGCTGAACCTGGTGCGGTACACCAGCCCCGGCGGTGCCGCCGTCGAGCACCGCGGCCGGTCCGGTGACCTGCACCTGCCCGCCGAGCTGGCGGACGTCGTGGTCGGGGTGCTGGGCTTGGACGAGCGTCCCCAGGCGCGCGCCCAGTTCCGCCTGCACGCCGGGCCTGCGGACGCCCAGGGGTTCACGCCGGATCAGCTGGGCACGCTCTACGCGTTCCCGGACGGCACGGACGGCACCGGGCAGACCGTCGCGATCATCGAGCTGGGCGGCGGCTTCAAACCCGAGGACCTCACCACCTACTTCGGCGGCCTCAAGATCACCCCGCCGCAGGTCAGCGCCGTCGAGGTCGACGGCGCCAAGAACGCGCCCACCGGCGACCCCTCGTCGGCCGACGGTGAGGTGATGCTCGACATCGAGGTCGTCGGAGCGCTCGCCCCGCGGGCCACCCAGCTCGTCTACTTCGCGCCGAACACCGACCAGGGTTTCCTCGACGCCGTGAGCACCGCGGTGCACGCGACCCCGACGCCGACCGCGGTCAGCATCAGCTGGGGCCAGTCGGAGGACGCGTGGACCAGCCAAGCGCGGACCGCGATGGACCAGGCCTTCGCCGACGCCGCCGCGCTCGGGGTGACGGTGTGCGTCGCCAGCGGTGACAACGGCAGCACCGACGGCCAGTCCGACAGCGCGCAGCACGTCGACTTCCCGGCGTCCAGCCCGCATGCCCTGGCCTGCGGCGGCACCCGGCTCGAGGCGGCGCCGCCCACCGCGATCACGGCCGAAACGGTGTGGAACACCTCCGGCGGCGGCTCGACCGGCGGCGGGGTCAGCGACACCTTCGCGCCCCCCGCGTTCCAGTCCTCGGCCGGCGTGCCGGCGCGCGCCGGCGGCGGCACCGGCCGGGGCGTCCCCGACGTCGCGGGCAACGCCGACCCGGCGACCGGCTACCGGATCCTGGTCGACGGCCAGCAGTCGGTGATCGGCGGAACCAGCGCGGTCGCCCCGCTGTGGGCCGCGCTGCTCTGCCGCCTCGCCCAGTCGGCCGGACGCCGGTTCGGGCTAGTCCAGACCCAGCTCTACGGCGGCGCGAAGGCGGGCGCCGTCCAGCCCGGCTTCCGCGACATCACCACCGGGACCAACGGCGCCTACTCCGCCGCCGGCGGCTGGGACGCTTGCACCGGCCTCGGCTCGCCTGACGGCACTGCTCTGCTGCAAGCCCTCGGGGGAACGCAGAAGAAGTAG
- a CDS encoding enoyl-CoA hydratase-related protein has translation MPELSRHEAVFVLNLGDGENRFSPDWLEQATSLLDTVVAGSEPAALVTVGGGKFYSNGLDLDWLMSHGDEAGPYVAAVQELLARVLELPVPTVAAVNGHAFGAGAMLAMAHDFRVMRADRGYFCFPEADINIPFTPGMAALLQGKLTPSAAVASMTTGRRFGGPQARELGLVDATADEATLLDTATGVVRDLAGKDRGTLGAIKTTMFAPALTALRAPAS, from the coding sequence ATGCCCGAGCTGTCCCGTCACGAAGCCGTTTTCGTCCTGAACCTCGGCGATGGCGAGAACCGGTTCTCCCCGGATTGGCTGGAGCAGGCGACTTCCCTGCTCGACACCGTCGTCGCCGGGTCCGAGCCCGCGGCGCTCGTCACCGTCGGCGGCGGGAAGTTCTACTCCAACGGCCTCGACCTCGACTGGCTCATGAGCCACGGCGACGAGGCGGGCCCGTACGTCGCGGCCGTGCAGGAGCTGCTCGCGCGGGTGCTGGAGCTGCCGGTGCCCACGGTCGCCGCCGTGAACGGCCACGCCTTCGGCGCCGGCGCGATGCTCGCCATGGCCCACGACTTCCGCGTGATGCGCGCCGACCGCGGCTACTTCTGCTTCCCCGAAGCCGACATCAACATCCCGTTCACCCCCGGCATGGCGGCGCTGCTGCAGGGCAAGCTGACGCCGTCGGCCGCGGTCGCGTCGATGACCACGGGCCGGCGATTCGGCGGCCCGCAAGCCCGTGAGCTGGGACTGGTCGACGCGACAGCGGACGAGGCCACCCTCCTCGACACGGCGACGGGCGTGGTCCGCGACCTGGCGGGCAAGGACCGCGGCACCCTCGGCGCGATCAAGACCACCATGTTCGCGCCCGCGCTGACCGCGCTGCGGGCCCCCGCGTCCTGA
- a CDS encoding GPR1/FUN34/YaaH family transporter, which yields MTTLDASTESVPRVPAQHTAEAAPAAAPAADPMMIGLPSFVVGSVALGLVLIGYVPASAVGASLAVIIAATGIGLLIAAGWAAAVGQSAVAGVFGIFSGFWLSYALLVLGLTHSWFGIAPAAAIDTQGLFLISWLVVVGMLTLATLRLPVTYTVLFALIEVALALVLAGTVNGSAGTLQVGGIVVLVFAAVGVYLFFGTASTATGGSALPLGPPLVH from the coding sequence ATGACCACCCTCGATGCCAGTACCGAAAGCGTCCCCCGTGTCCCGGCCCAGCACACCGCCGAGGCCGCCCCAGCCGCGGCACCGGCGGCCGACCCGATGATGATCGGACTCCCCAGCTTCGTGGTGGGTTCGGTCGCGCTCGGCCTCGTCCTGATCGGGTACGTGCCCGCCTCGGCGGTCGGCGCGTCGCTCGCCGTCATCATCGCCGCGACGGGCATCGGCCTGCTGATCGCGGCCGGCTGGGCCGCCGCCGTCGGCCAGAGCGCCGTGGCCGGCGTGTTCGGCATCTTCTCGGGATTCTGGCTGAGCTACGCGCTGCTCGTGCTCGGCCTGACCCACAGCTGGTTCGGGATCGCCCCGGCCGCGGCCATCGACACCCAGGGCCTGTTCCTCATCTCGTGGCTGGTCGTCGTCGGCATGCTGACGCTGGCCACGCTGCGGCTGCCGGTGACGTACACGGTCCTGTTCGCGCTGATCGAGGTCGCGCTGGCACTGGTGCTGGCCGGCACGGTGAACGGCTCGGCGGGCACGCTGCAGGTCGGCGGCATCGTGGTGCTGGTGTTCGCCGCCGTCGGCGTCTACCTGTTCTTCGGCACGGCCTCGACGGCGACCGGCGGGTCCGCCCTGCCGCTCGGCCCGCCGCTGGTGCACTGA
- a CDS encoding alpha/beta fold hydrolase — translation MASTVRVPGLVLTEHEFRVPLDHSRPDGERITVFAREVADPDGLDRPFLVFLQGGPGQEAPRPAGSPPAWITRALRDYRVLLLDQRGTGRSTPVGTLPGKTPAEQAAYLTHFRADSIVRDAELIRVELGVDQWSVLGQSFGGFCVLNYLSHAPGGLREAFFTGGVPPLQPDTDEIYAATFATILERNRRYYERYPADRERVRALHKRLDAGEIKLPDGTPLTSRLFRLLGNVLGMSDGAEALHYLLERDPDSPAFAHDVAAALPFSARNPLYVVVHEASYADGGATRWSAARARPAVFDEDVTLFSGEHVYPWLLTDLPGLAPLREAAEILAEHEWPRLYDAEALRNCEVPCAAAIYAEDAYVDRAFSEQTARLIPTMRPWLTNEYEHNGLRAAGDVVLGRLIDLVRGRA, via the coding sequence ATGGCTTCCACCGTGCGTGTCCCCGGCCTCGTCCTGACCGAGCACGAGTTCCGGGTGCCCCTCGACCACAGCCGGCCGGACGGCGAGCGGATCACCGTGTTCGCCCGCGAGGTGGCCGACCCGGACGGCCTCGACCGCCCGTTCCTGGTGTTCCTGCAGGGCGGGCCGGGCCAGGAGGCGCCGCGGCCCGCCGGGTCGCCGCCGGCCTGGATCACCCGCGCCCTGCGTGACTACCGCGTGCTGCTGCTCGATCAGCGCGGCACCGGCCGGTCGACGCCCGTGGGCACGCTGCCGGGGAAAACGCCGGCCGAGCAGGCGGCGTACCTGACGCACTTCCGGGCCGACTCGATCGTGCGGGACGCCGAGCTGATCCGGGTCGAGCTGGGGGTGGACCAGTGGAGCGTGCTGGGCCAGTCGTTCGGCGGTTTCTGTGTGCTGAACTACCTTTCGCACGCGCCCGGCGGGCTGCGGGAGGCGTTCTTCACCGGCGGTGTGCCCCCGCTGCAGCCGGACACGGACGAGATCTACGCGGCCACCTTCGCCACGATCCTCGAGCGCAACCGCCGGTACTACGAGCGTTACCCGGCCGACCGCGAGCGCGTGCGCGCGCTGCACAAGCGGCTCGACGCGGGCGAGATCAAACTGCCCGACGGCACCCCGCTCACCTCGCGCCTGTTCCGGCTGCTGGGCAACGTGCTCGGCATGAGCGACGGCGCCGAGGCGCTGCACTACCTGCTGGAGCGGGACCCGGACTCCCCCGCGTTCGCGCACGACGTGGCGGCCGCATTGCCGTTCTCCGCGCGAAACCCGCTGTACGTCGTGGTCCACGAGGCCAGTTACGCCGACGGTGGCGCCACCCGCTGGTCCGCCGCCCGCGCCCGACCGGCCGTGTTCGACGAGGACGTGACGCTGTTCAGCGGTGAGCACGTGTACCCGTGGCTGCTCACGGACCTGCCCGGCCTGGCGCCGCTGCGCGAAGCGGCGGAGATCCTCGCCGAGCACGAGTGGCCCCGCCTGTACGACGCCGAAGCACTGCGAAACTGCGAAGTCCCTTGCGCCGCAGCCATTTACGCCGAGGACGCGTACGTGGACCGCGCCTTCTCCGAGCAGACCGCCCGCCTCATCCCGACCATGCGCCCCTGGCTGACGAACGAATACGAGCACAACGGCCTCCGCGCCGCGGGCGACGTGGTCCTCGGCCGGCTGATCGACCTGGTGCGGGGCCGCGCCTGA
- a CDS encoding RraA family protein, with product MTDARGFQALSPTSLADVLGRGQVMDIGIRPLWSPVPRVAGPAYTVRCPAGDNLMLHAAIHRAAPGSVIVVEAGDVDYALAGGNVCAVAHRRGIAAFVLDGVIRDLAEVRELGFPVFARGVIPVPGTKAAAVPLNEPVRCGGVTVHTGDIVVADEEGVVVTPAARAGQVFADASAKQAKEEAETLDDWATAHRDKVEKILREQGFTG from the coding sequence ATGACCGACGCCCGTGGATTCCAGGCCCTCTCCCCCACCTCACTCGCCGACGTGCTCGGCCGCGGGCAGGTGATGGACATCGGCATCCGTCCGCTGTGGTCACCGGTGCCGCGGGTCGCGGGCCCGGCGTACACGGTGCGCTGCCCGGCGGGTGACAACCTGATGCTGCACGCGGCGATCCACCGCGCCGCGCCGGGCTCGGTCATCGTCGTCGAGGCGGGCGACGTGGACTACGCGCTCGCCGGCGGCAACGTCTGCGCCGTCGCCCACCGCCGTGGCATCGCCGCCTTCGTGCTCGACGGCGTGATCCGCGACCTCGCCGAAGTCCGCGAGCTGGGCTTCCCCGTCTTCGCCCGCGGCGTGATCCCCGTCCCCGGCACCAAAGCCGCCGCCGTGCCCCTGAACGAGCCGGTCCGCTGCGGCGGCGTCACGGTGCACACCGGCGACATCGTGGTCGCCGACGAGGAGGGCGTCGTGGTCACCCCCGCCGCCCGCGCCGGGCAGGTGTTCGCCGACGCCTCCGCCAAGCAGGCCAAGGAAGAGGCCGAGACGCTGGACGACTGGGCGACAGCCCACCGCGACAAGGTCGAGAAGATCCTGCGCGAGCAGGGGTTCACCGGCTGA
- a CDS encoding DMT family transporter, with amino-acid sequence MNKATFALGATVVLWASAFPAIRAGLDGYGPFGLSFLRLAVASAALLAAAPFLGVRLPRAKDLPLIAVCGLTGMTAYQLLLNWGEVRVPAGTASLLVATAPVFSAVLAAAFLGERLGVRKIAGSVVALGGSALIALSGGDVGYSTAAWVLLAAALVQATYHFGSKPLLRRYSGLEVACYAMWTGTLFSLPLAPAAFHDLASAPPAADAAVLFLGLLPSALGFVLWGYGVARNTVTTATAALYLVPVVALAVAYVWLGEVPGPAELAGGVVSIGGVALIGLRRRSRPEVRQGLLTRVRRG; translated from the coding sequence GTGAACAAAGCGACATTCGCCCTCGGCGCGACCGTGGTGCTGTGGGCGTCGGCCTTCCCGGCGATCCGGGCCGGGCTCGACGGCTACGGCCCCTTCGGCCTTTCGTTCCTGCGGCTGGCGGTGGCGTCGGCCGCGCTGCTGGCCGCGGCGCCGTTCCTCGGCGTGCGGTTGCCGCGCGCGAAGGACCTCCCGCTGATCGCGGTGTGCGGGCTGACCGGCATGACGGCGTACCAGCTGCTGCTCAACTGGGGCGAGGTCCGGGTGCCGGCCGGGACGGCGAGCCTGCTGGTGGCCACCGCGCCGGTGTTCAGCGCGGTGCTCGCGGCCGCGTTCCTCGGCGAACGGCTGGGCGTGCGCAAGATCGCCGGCAGCGTCGTCGCGCTGGGCGGCTCCGCGCTGATCGCGCTCTCCGGCGGCGACGTCGGATACTCGACCGCCGCGTGGGTGCTCCTGGCCGCCGCGCTGGTGCAGGCCACGTACCACTTCGGCAGCAAACCGCTGCTGCGCCGGTATTCCGGCCTCGAAGTCGCCTGTTACGCCATGTGGACCGGCACGCTCTTCTCGCTCCCGCTGGCCCCGGCCGCCTTCCACGACCTCGCGTCGGCGCCGCCCGCGGCGGACGCGGCGGTGCTGTTCCTCGGACTGCTGCCGTCCGCGCTGGGTTTTGTGCTGTGGGGCTACGGCGTCGCCCGCAACACCGTCACCACGGCGACGGCCGCGCTCTACCTCGTGCCGGTCGTCGCCCTCGCGGTCGCCTACGTCTGGCTCGGCGAGGTCCCCGGGCCGGCCGAGCTGGCCGGCGGCGTGGTGAGCATCGGCGGCGTCGCGCTGATCGGGCTGCGCCGCCGGTCCCGGCCTGAAGTCCGTCAAGGCCTCCTTACCCGCGTCCGACGCGGGTAA
- a CDS encoding Pr6Pr family membrane protein, with product MATRPAVLTLSRWWHGLIAAVIAVALVIQVVLVFQGGADANSGQTGEAAGVGIRLWRLFSYFTIQSNLILLAAALVLAARPAFDGRVWRVVRLDALLGILITGLVYAIVLAPQIHVTGWALAATIGFHYVSPWAAVAAWLVLGPRPGAGGWGTVAAAFLWPVLWLVYIFVQGAFTHWYPYPFMDVTEIGFGAALRNALLVVVVALVFAALVKLLDRKLPALTRRPREDADPPAGTRLGSAAGHPAREGRSR from the coding sequence GTGGCCACTCGCCCCGCCGTCCTCACGTTGTCGCGCTGGTGGCACGGGCTGATCGCCGCGGTGATCGCCGTGGCGCTGGTGATCCAGGTCGTGCTGGTGTTCCAGGGCGGCGCGGACGCGAACTCCGGCCAGACCGGCGAGGCCGCCGGCGTCGGGATCCGGCTGTGGCGGCTGTTCAGCTACTTCACCATCCAGAGCAACCTGATCCTGCTGGCCGCCGCGCTCGTGCTGGCCGCGCGGCCCGCGTTCGACGGCCGCGTCTGGCGGGTGGTGCGGCTCGACGCGCTGCTCGGCATCCTCATCACCGGCCTGGTGTACGCGATCGTGCTCGCGCCGCAGATCCACGTCACCGGCTGGGCGCTGGCCGCGACCATCGGCTTCCACTACGTCTCGCCGTGGGCCGCGGTCGCCGCGTGGCTGGTGCTCGGCCCGCGGCCCGGGGCAGGCGGCTGGGGCACGGTCGCCGCGGCATTCCTCTGGCCGGTGCTGTGGCTGGTCTACATCTTCGTGCAGGGCGCGTTCACGCACTGGTACCCGTACCCGTTCATGGACGTCACCGAAATCGGCTTCGGCGCGGCCCTGCGCAACGCGCTGCTGGTGGTCGTGGTCGCGCTGGTCTTCGCCGCGCTGGTGAAGCTGCTCGACCGAAAGCTGCCCGCCCTGACGCGTCGCCCGCGGGAGGACGCCGACCCGCCCGCCGGAACCCGGCTAGGGTCGGCGGCGGGGCACCCGGCCCGCGAAGGACGGAGCAGATGA
- a CDS encoding helix-turn-helix domain-containing protein — MDYVSRVPAPPLDRFIDDIYCLTGVPRQRRMNVPPMPSAHLYVNLGEPARLWDSDPSVPPVVLPDGWFMGVWTRRFRFEYPARVRLVGVHFKPWGISPFIGLPASELRDRWVPVDAVWGRSSDRIRNQVGDTASAAETLRVVEAELRSRLAAAPSRGLDLVQYTAGRLATSHGTVPVAALTDAAGVSANHLAAQFKAHVGVTPKRVARIYRFARAILSVDTRRPVDWSELAHTMGYFDLAHFSREFKDFTGHTPTAYLALRRRFPAELEFPPDRGPMPAE; from the coding sequence ATGGACTACGTCAGCCGGGTGCCCGCTCCGCCGCTCGACCGGTTCATCGACGACATCTACTGCCTGACCGGGGTGCCGCGCCAACGGCGGATGAACGTCCCGCCGATGCCGTCGGCGCACCTGTACGTCAACCTGGGCGAACCCGCCCGCCTGTGGGATTCCGACCCGTCGGTGCCGCCGGTGGTGCTGCCCGATGGCTGGTTCATGGGTGTGTGGACCCGGCGTTTCCGCTTCGAGTACCCCGCCCGGGTGCGGCTCGTCGGGGTGCACTTCAAGCCGTGGGGGATTTCGCCGTTCATCGGCCTGCCGGCAAGCGAACTGCGGGATCGATGGGTGCCGGTCGACGCCGTCTGGGGGCGGTCTTCGGACCGGATCCGCAACCAGGTCGGCGACACTGCGTCGGCGGCCGAGACACTGCGGGTAGTCGAGGCGGAACTGCGGTCACGACTGGCCGCGGCACCGTCGCGAGGTCTCGATCTGGTCCAGTACACCGCCGGGCGGCTGGCGACTTCCCACGGCACGGTCCCGGTCGCCGCGCTGACCGACGCCGCCGGGGTCAGCGCCAATCACCTGGCCGCGCAGTTCAAGGCTCACGTCGGGGTCACCCCGAAGCGGGTGGCGCGGATTTACCGCTTCGCGCGGGCGATCCTGTCCGTGGACACCCGGCGCCCGGTCGACTGGTCGGAGCTCGCGCACACCATGGGCTACTTCGACCTGGCCCACTTCAGCCGGGAGTTCAAGGACTTCACCGGCCACACCCCGACGGCGTACCTGGCCCTGCGGCGCCGATTCCCCGCCGAGCTGGAGTTCCCGCCGGACCGCGGCCCGATGCCCGCCGAGTGA
- a CDS encoding LysR substrate-binding domain-containing protein gives MIERACGAAGFVPEVAAEATDFAVLTALVAAGAGAALVPRMALPEAHGDVSLHPLASPVTRKVYALTRRGTARRPDVRAVLTRLCA, from the coding sequence ATGATCGAGCGCGCGTGCGGCGCGGCCGGGTTCGTGCCGGAGGTGGCCGCCGAGGCGACCGACTTCGCCGTGCTCACCGCGCTCGTGGCCGCGGGCGCCGGGGCCGCGCTGGTCCCGCGGATGGCGCTGCCGGAGGCGCACGGCGACGTCAGCCTGCACCCGCTAGCGTCGCCGGTCACGCGCAAGGTCTACGCCTTGACCCGGAGGGGCACCGCCCGCCGCCCGGACGTGCGGGCGGTGCTCACCCGGCTCTGCGCCTGA
- a CDS encoding helix-turn-helix domain-containing protein — MPRPRIHDPERLLDVAERLIAERGPEEVTVRGLAVAAGVPNSTIYHSFGSLPALIGRAWLRGAGYFLDVQTQLVDRALGVGGAVAGVPGAAALPAGAADAAGAAAATGPAGAAVVTGPAGAADSRAVAAVVAAADTPAVVAERRPEAARLMLTVSPDRILGPQLPEDVLEDLHALDKRLVRLLVRLARELWQRGDGAAVEVITTCVVDLPTALLKRDLAAYGAAGPEARRRLAAAVRAVLALPPPDRPRRAPTV, encoded by the coding sequence GTGCCCCGCCCTCGGATCCACGACCCCGAACGGCTGCTCGACGTCGCCGAGCGGCTGATCGCCGAACGTGGTCCTGAAGAGGTGACCGTGCGGGGGCTGGCGGTTGCGGCCGGGGTGCCGAACAGCACGATCTACCACAGCTTCGGGTCATTGCCCGCGTTGATCGGGCGCGCGTGGCTGCGTGGGGCTGGGTACTTCCTCGACGTCCAGACCCAGCTGGTTGACCGGGCACTGGGTGTGGGCGGGGCGGTGGCTGGTGTGCCAGGCGCTGCGGCCTTGCCTGCTGGTGCTGCGGATGCGGCTGGCGCCGCCGCGGCGACGGGGCCTGCTGGCGCCGCTGTCGTGACGGGGCCCGCCGGCGCTGCGGATTCCCGCGCTGTCGCCGCGGTGGTGGCCGCCGCGGACACGCCCGCCGTTGTTGCCGAGCGGCGGCCGGAGGCGGCGCGGCTGATGCTGACCGTTTCGCCCGATCGGATCCTCGGCCCGCAGCTGCCCGAGGACGTCCTCGAAGACCTGCACGCCCTCGACAAACGGCTCGTCCGCCTCCTCGTCCGCCTGGCGCGCGAGCTGTGGCAGCGCGGCGACGGCGCGGCCGTCGAGGTGATCACCACCTGCGTCGTCGACCTGCCGACGGCCCTGCTCAAACGCGACCTCGCCGCGTACGGCGCGGCGGGGCCCGAGGCGCGCCGGCGGCTGGCCGCTGCCGTGCGCGCCGTCCTCGCCTTGCCGCCGCCGGACCGCCCGCGGCGAGCACCCACTGTCTGA
- a CDS encoding FluC/FEX family fluoride channel: MPDQNNRPDQNNRPDPADQRDSADQSDLAEPIDPDVDLRVRSHRREFLRDQGPVLAAIALGGGLGALARYGLATALPTLPGQFPWGTFVTNVSGCFLIGVLMVVITEIRPVYRLARPFLGVGILGGFTTFSTYAVETRGLLQPGSVQLAFGYLGGTVVAALLAALAGMALTRAVAVRPERTVEP; this comes from the coding sequence GTGCCCGATCAAAACAACCGGCCCGATCAGAACAACCGGCCCGACCCGGCTGACCAGCGCGACTCGGCCGACCAGAGTGACCTGGCCGAGCCGATCGACCCGGACGTAGACCTCCGGGTGCGATCCCACCGCCGCGAGTTCCTGCGGGACCAGGGCCCGGTGCTAGCGGCGATCGCGCTGGGCGGCGGCCTCGGCGCGCTGGCCCGGTACGGTCTCGCCACGGCGCTGCCGACGCTGCCCGGCCAATTCCCGTGGGGCACCTTCGTGACCAACGTGTCCGGGTGTTTCCTGATCGGCGTGCTCATGGTCGTCATCACCGAGATCCGCCCCGTGTACCGGCTGGCGCGGCCGTTCCTGGGCGTCGGCATCCTGGGCGGGTTCACCACGTTTTCCACCTATGCGGTCGAAACGCGCGGGCTGCTGCAGCCGGGGTCGGTGCAGCTCGCGTTCGGCTACCTCGGCGGCACTGTGGTGGCCGCGTTGCTCGCGGCGCTGGCGGGGATGGCGCTCACCCGGGCCGTCGCCGTCCGTCCGGAAAGGACGGTCGAGCCGTGA
- the crcB gene encoding fluoride efflux transporter CrcB, producing MTLLLVFAGAVLGAPLRYLTDRAVQTRHETEFPWGTFTVNLVGCLILGSLAGAGSALPSAVLAFAGTGFCGALTTYSTFSYETIRLAERKAYFAAVMNVVVSVAAGVGGALFAYTTVHSLVV from the coding sequence GTGACGCTGCTGCTGGTCTTCGCGGGCGCCGTGCTGGGCGCGCCGCTGCGTTACCTCACCGACCGCGCCGTGCAAACGCGCCACGAGACCGAGTTCCCGTGGGGCACCTTCACGGTGAACCTGGTGGGCTGCCTCATCCTCGGCTCGCTGGCCGGCGCGGGCTCGGCCCTGCCGTCCGCCGTGCTCGCTTTCGCGGGCACGGGGTTCTGCGGCGCGCTGACGACGTACAGCACGTTCAGCTACGAGACGATCCGCCTGGCCGAGCGCAAGGCGTACTTCGCCGCGGTGATGAACGTGGTCGTCAGCGTCGCCGCGGGGGTCGGCGGCGCGTTGTTCGCTTATACGACGGTGCATTCGCTGGTGGTCTAG
- a CDS encoding LysR family transcriptional regulator gives MLEVRRLRLLHELAQHGTVAATAEALRLTGPAVSQQLAALEREAGVALLEKRGRRLALTAAGELLVSHADVILSDLDAAESALAALRADGVGTVRIVAFPSAARALVAPLWTKVPGVALRLLEQEPEFAIGTLLRQEADVALVHSYTLLPRESPARCEEHPIADDPVLLALPPELARERGLAPGQKVRLARFAGVRGWCRRRSSPVTT, from the coding sequence ATGCTTGAAGTCCGCCGTCTCCGGCTGCTGCACGAGCTGGCGCAGCACGGCACGGTGGCCGCGACCGCCGAGGCACTGCGGCTCACCGGGCCCGCGGTGTCACAGCAGCTCGCGGCGCTGGAGCGCGAGGCCGGCGTGGCGCTGCTGGAGAAACGCGGCCGCCGGCTGGCGCTGACCGCGGCCGGCGAGCTGCTGGTGTCGCACGCCGACGTGATCCTCAGTGACCTCGACGCCGCGGAGTCGGCGCTGGCGGCCCTGCGCGCGGACGGCGTCGGCACCGTGCGCATCGTCGCCTTCCCTTCCGCCGCAAGGGCCCTCGTGGCTCCACTGTGGACCAAAGTGCCCGGGGTGGCGCTGCGGCTGCTGGAGCAGGAGCCGGAGTTCGCGATCGGCACGCTGCTGCGCCAGGAGGCGGACGTCGCGCTGGTGCACAGTTACACGTTGCTGCCCCGCGAGTCGCCCGCCCGCTGCGAGGAGCACCCGATCGCCGACGACCCCGTGCTGCTCGCCCTGCCGCCGGAGCTGGCGCGCGAGCGGGGGCTCGCGCCGGGGCAGAAGGTGCGGCTCGCGCGGTTCGCCGGGGTGCGTGGCTGGTGCCGTCGAAGGAGTTCTCCTGTCACGACATGA